From one Streptomyces sp. CA-210063 genomic stretch:
- a CDS encoding beta-galactosidase — MTARELKVPGIAYGGDYNPEQWPEEVWAEDVRLMREAGVTMVSVNIFAWALLEPKEGAYDFSRLDRILALLHENGIAADLATPTAAPPAWFFRAHPDALPVDKDGRTLSYGSRQTFCPSSPAYREAALRIARVLGERYADHPAVVMWHVHNEYGCHNGECHCDTSAAAFRVWLRNKYDDDLAALNHAWGTTFWSQWYYDWDEIIPPRPTGAVPNPTHQLDWRRFCSDELLSLCKAEREVLLEAAPSTPATTNFMVMYNFDKLDYWRWAPELDIVSNDHYLQSTDPESQIDIALSGDLVRSLAGGRPWLLMEHSTGAVNWQPVNRAKTAGELRRNALSHVAHGADGIAYFQWRAAKAGAEQWHSAMLPHAGTDSQIWRDVVRLGADLRSLAEVRGSEGVAEVAIVWDWSAWWAVELPSQPSEEVRFQDLVRAWYEPLWRSGVAVDFVRPDADLSAYKLVLAPSLYLVDDEGAANLTGFASDGGVLAVGFHSGAVDENCHVRLGGYPGAFREALGVRTDELFPLLPGESVGLSGGGTAGLWSERVALAGAEPVATYTSGPLTGVPAVTRHTHGSGTAWYLATLPDPTTLASVLDRIRADAGVEPVRTTPEGVEAVLRRGPDADYLFLINHGDEDAEVRADGTELLTGKAAEGGSVKVAAGDVAVVREPR; from the coding sequence ATGACCGCGCGCGAACTGAAGGTCCCCGGCATCGCCTACGGCGGTGACTACAACCCCGAGCAGTGGCCCGAGGAGGTCTGGGCCGAGGACGTACGCCTCATGCGTGAGGCCGGCGTCACCATGGTCAGCGTCAACATCTTCGCGTGGGCGCTCCTCGAGCCGAAGGAGGGCGCGTACGACTTCTCCCGCCTCGACCGGATCCTGGCCCTGCTCCACGAGAACGGCATCGCGGCCGACCTGGCGACGCCGACGGCGGCCCCGCCGGCCTGGTTCTTCCGGGCCCACCCGGACGCCCTGCCGGTCGACAAGGACGGCCGCACGCTCTCCTACGGCAGCCGCCAGACCTTCTGCCCGTCGAGCCCCGCCTACCGCGAGGCGGCCCTGCGGATCGCCCGTGTGCTGGGCGAGCGGTACGCCGACCACCCGGCCGTGGTCATGTGGCACGTCCACAACGAGTACGGCTGCCACAACGGCGAGTGCCACTGCGACACGAGCGCGGCGGCGTTCCGCGTCTGGCTCCGGAACAAGTACGACGACGACCTGGCGGCGCTGAACCACGCCTGGGGCACGACGTTCTGGAGCCAGTGGTACTACGACTGGGACGAGATCATCCCGCCCCGCCCGACGGGCGCGGTCCCGAACCCGACCCACCAGCTGGACTGGCGCCGCTTCTGCAGCGACGAACTGCTGTCGCTGTGCAAGGCGGAACGGGAGGTGCTGCTGGAGGCGGCCCCGTCCACCCCCGCCACCACCAACTTCATGGTGATGTACAACTTCGACAAGCTGGACTACTGGCGCTGGGCCCCCGAGCTGGACATCGTCTCGAACGACCACTACCTCCAGTCGACGGACCCGGAGTCGCAGATCGACATCGCCCTGAGCGGCGACCTGGTGCGGTCCTTGGCGGGCGGCCGTCCGTGGCTGCTGATGGAACACTCCACGGGCGCGGTGAACTGGCAGCCGGTCAACCGGGCGAAGACGGCGGGCGAGCTGCGCCGCAACGCCCTGTCCCACGTGGCCCACGGCGCGGACGGCATCGCGTACTTCCAGTGGCGGGCCGCCAAGGCGGGCGCCGAACAGTGGCACTCGGCGATGCTCCCGCACGCGGGCACGGACAGCCAGATCTGGCGTGACGTGGTCCGACTGGGCGCGGATCTGCGGTCGTTGGCCGAGGTGCGCGGCAGTGAGGGCGTCGCCGAGGTGGCGATCGTCTGGGACTGGAGCGCCTGGTGGGCCGTCGAACTCCCCTCCCAGCCCAGCGAAGAGGTCCGCTTCCAGGACCTGGTCCGCGCCTGGTACGAGCCGCTGTGGCGGTCGGGCGTCGCCGTGGACTTCGTACGCCCCGACGCGGACCTCTCCGCGTACAAGCTGGTCCTGGCGCCGAGCCTCTACCTGGTGGACGACGAGGGCGCGGCGAACCTGACGGGCTTCGCATCGGACGGGGGTGTCCTGGCGGTCGGCTTCCACAGCGGCGCGGTGGACGAGAACTGCCATGTCCGGCTGGGCGGTTACCCGGGCGCGTTCCGCGAGGCGCTGGGCGTCCGGACGGACGAGCTGTTCCCGCTGCTGCCGGGGGAGTCGGTGGGGCTGAGCGGGGGCGGTACGGCGGGGCTGTGGTCCGAGCGCGTCGCCTTGGCGGGCGCCGAGCCGGTGGCCACGTACACCTCCGGCCCGCTGACCGGTGTCCCGGCGGTGACCCGTCACACCCACGGCTCGGGCACCGCCTGGTACCTGGCCACGCTCCCGGACCCGACGACGCTCGCGTCGGTGCTGGACCGCATCCGCGCGGATGCGGGCGTGGAGCCGGTGCGTACGACTCCCGAGGGCGTGGAGGCGGTACTGCGACGGGGACCGGACGCCGACTACCTCTTCCTGATCAACCATGGGGACGAGGACGCCGAAGTCAGGGCCGACGGCACCGAGTTGCTGACGGGCAAGGCGGCCGAGGGCGGCTCGGTGAAGGTGGCCGCCGGGGACGTGGCGGTCGTACGGGAACCGCGCTGA